The following coding sequences lie in one Candidatus Zixiibacteriota bacterium genomic window:
- a CDS encoding S8 family peptidase, with amino-acid sequence QAWFDPYGSVTPVDLNGHGTHTMGLMVGREGVDTIGVAFNARWMAAGVIDRGQTLNKTVSDILAAFQWAADPDGNSATVDDLPDVICNSWGIPKGLFAPCNETFYEAIDNLEALGVVVIFACGNEGPNPGTIRNPADRATSPTNSFSVGAVDQTRADLMIANFSSRGPANCDTTKIKPEIVAPGVSLRSSYKNGSYRLMSGTSMAAPIVAGCVALMREYNPDATVSQIKNALIQSATDLGLAGKDNEYGFGFLNVRRAIDFLPTPQKPRIRLEAVALESADSILAVGTTTPLQLTVSPLSLPVTNLTGILHSTNQHVYLLSSSAAFGNLPSEALGNNTGSPYLVKVDHVAQPGEAAQFTIDFYSQQFGYLNSVDFTLTFAQPVIAAADVIATSRLNAEVTNYGISRRLYDQAAGFDLLSHLGLVLVTSDGQVLDAMPSGIDFTAADSLRREDDSESTTIQSKFSAGEYAVLQSTRAFTQSTVNNFLVYDFDLSTSAGNAQVSFAGLSLDFDLTGGESLARFGDDLIFRSAGLDRFVGVRALPPGAITIAPLAGADYKSGSLSDTDRAHVLGNPDDLSAIVADWAALYGSSFAEPETRFGFVIASGNSLDEISVALQAGQQRYLQATDVDDNGSTLPESFVLNQNFPNPFNAATQIEFYLPKAGRYSLEIINALGQSVRHYDVDHSPAGAQHLIWDGKDAGGADVATGIYFYRLNFDGNSQTRKMVLLK; translated from the coding sequence CCAGGCGTGGTTCGATCCCTACGGTAGCGTCACTCCGGTCGACTTGAACGGCCACGGCACGCATACCATGGGTCTGATGGTCGGCCGCGAAGGTGTCGACACCATCGGCGTGGCGTTCAATGCCCGTTGGATGGCGGCCGGCGTCATCGATCGCGGCCAAACCTTGAACAAGACGGTCTCCGACATTCTCGCGGCCTTTCAGTGGGCTGCCGACCCCGACGGCAATAGTGCGACGGTCGACGATCTTCCCGACGTCATCTGCAATTCCTGGGGCATCCCCAAGGGCTTGTTTGCTCCCTGCAATGAGACCTTCTACGAAGCCATCGATAACCTCGAAGCCCTCGGAGTCGTCGTGATCTTCGCCTGCGGCAACGAAGGGCCGAATCCGGGCACGATTCGCAATCCGGCCGACCGTGCCACCAGTCCGACCAACTCCTTCTCCGTCGGGGCCGTCGATCAGACCCGCGCCGACCTGATGATCGCGAACTTCTCCAGCCGGGGCCCGGCCAATTGCGATACCACCAAAATCAAGCCCGAAATCGTCGCGCCCGGTGTCAGCCTGCGCTCAAGCTACAAGAACGGCAGCTACCGCCTGATGTCGGGCACTTCCATGGCGGCGCCGATCGTGGCCGGCTGTGTCGCGCTGATGCGCGAATACAACCCGGATGCCACTGTCAGCCAGATCAAGAACGCCCTGATACAGTCGGCCACCGACCTTGGTCTGGCCGGCAAGGATAATGAATATGGCTTTGGCTTCCTTAATGTTCGTCGTGCCATCGATTTCTTACCGACACCGCAGAAGCCGCGCATTCGACTGGAAGCGGTCGCACTGGAATCGGCCGACTCGATTTTGGCTGTCGGCACGACCACTCCGCTTCAGCTCACGGTTTCTCCGCTGTCATTGCCGGTCACGAATCTGACCGGAATCCTGCACTCGACCAATCAGCACGTCTACCTGCTCTCCAGTTCCGCCGCCTTCGGCAACCTGCCGTCTGAGGCGCTGGGCAACAATACCGGCTCGCCGTACCTCGTAAAGGTCGACCACGTTGCCCAGCCGGGCGAAGCCGCTCAGTTTACGATCGACTTCTACTCACAGCAATTCGGCTACCTCAATAGCGTTGACTTCACCCTGACCTTCGCGCAGCCGGTGATCGCGGCGGCCGATGTCATCGCCACTTCACGCCTCAACGCCGAGGTCACCAACTACGGAATCAGTCGCCGTCTCTACGATCAGGCCGCCGGTTTCGATCTGCTCTCACATCTGGGACTTGTGCTGGTTACCAGCGACGGACAGGTTCTCGATGCTATGCCATCGGGAATCGACTTCACGGCTGCCGACTCGCTTCGTCGCGAGGATGACTCGGAGTCGACGACGATTCAATCGAAGTTCTCCGCCGGTGAATATGCCGTCCTGCAGTCTACCCGCGCCTTCACGCAGAGCACGGTCAACAATTTCCTGGTTTACGACTTTGATCTATCCACGTCGGCAGGCAATGCCCAGGTATCGTTCGCCGGATTGTCTCTCGACTTCGACCTCACCGGCGGCGAATCCCTCGCGCGCTTCGGCGATGACCTCATCTTCCGCAGCGCTGGCCTTGATCGCTTCGTCGGTGTCCGGGCCCTGCCTCCCGGCGCCATCACCATCGCGCCGCTGGCCGGTGCCGATTATAAGTCCGGCAGTCTCTCCGATACCGATCGCGCGCATGTACTCGGCAATCCAGACGATTTGTCCGCCATCGTCGCCGACTGGGCCGCGCTCTATGGATCGTCCTTCGCCGAACCGGAAACGCGCTTTGGCTTCGTCATCGCGAGCGGCAACAGCCTCGATGAAATCAGCGTTGCGCTCCAGGCCGGCCAACAGCGCTACCTGCAGGCTACCGATGTCGACGATAACGGCTCAACTTTGCCGGAATCGTTCGTCCTGAATCAGAATTTTCCCAATCCCTTTAATGCCGCCACCCAAATCGAATTTTACCTGCCCAAGGCCGGTCGCTACTCGCTTGAAATCATCAATGCCCTCGGCCAATCGGTGCGCCATTACGATGTCGATCACAGCCCGGCCGGCGCCCAGCACCTGATCTGGGACGGCAAGGACGCCGGCGGTGCCGATGTCGCCACCGGAATCTACTTCTACCGCCTCAACTTCGACGGAAACTCGCAGACGCGGAAGATGGTTCTACTCAAGTGA